Proteins co-encoded in one Sulfuricurvum sp. IAE1 genomic window:
- a CDS encoding D-alanyl-D-alanine carboxypeptidase family protein — MMSRYFFPIAILFAFSLNAQIDKDEMDRLKVDALIVKDLKSDAMVYSKEAFKEVKPASLTKIMTAILALEQGYLYRPVVITAEMIRVEPTKAGYREGEMVVLDDLIKAAMIESDNDAAMAIAVAVGGSVEKFVEMMNAKALQLGMSNTVFTNPCGYDIGNHHSTPIDLLRLAEYAIQNPRFNEITRMNRHEYAELISGRPFVAKTHNHLLNRYEYAVGVKTGYTSKAGPCLIARAQKDGKDCLIIMLNAKENRWSLARQIFEKLFVRPEDQVSDKV, encoded by the coding sequence ATGATGAGCCGATATTTTTTTCCGATAGCGATCTTGTTCGCTTTTTCCCTCAACGCCCAGATCGACAAAGACGAAATGGACAGACTCAAAGTCGACGCGCTGATCGTCAAGGATCTCAAATCCGATGCGATGGTCTATTCCAAAGAAGCGTTCAAAGAGGTCAAACCCGCCAGCCTGACCAAAATCATGACCGCTATACTGGCGCTTGAACAGGGGTATCTTTACCGCCCCGTCGTGATTACCGCCGAAATGATCCGGGTCGAACCGACCAAAGCGGGATACCGGGAAGGGGAAATGGTGGTCCTCGATGATCTCATCAAGGCGGCCATGATCGAGTCGGACAACGACGCGGCGATGGCGATCGCGGTCGCGGTGGGCGGAAGCGTCGAGAAATTTGTTGAAATGATGAACGCCAAAGCCTTGCAGCTTGGGATGAGCAACACCGTATTCACCAATCCGTGCGGCTACGACATCGGCAACCACCATTCGACTCCGATCGATCTGCTGCGGCTGGCCGAATACGCGATTCAGAATCCCCGTTTTAACGAAATCACCCGGATGAACCGGCACGAATATGCCGAGCTTATTTCAGGACGCCCCTTTGTCGCCAAGACACACAATCATCTCCTCAACCGCTATGAATACGCCGTAGGGGTCAAAACGGGCTACACTTCCAAAGCAGGGCCGTGCCTCATCGCCCGCGCACAAAAAGACGGGAAGGACTGTCTCATTATTATGCTCAATGCCAAAGAAAACCGCTGGAGCCTTGCCCGCCAGATTTTTGAAAAGCTCTTCGTTCGTCCCGAAGATCAGGTCTCGGACAAAGTATAA
- a CDS encoding lipocalin family protein, whose product MRTLFYPITLSWVLLLGGCTAASNSPLPTVAAVDLERYSGEWIEIARYENRFERGCASASAEYRLNGEYVSITNRCYDTSGKQTAEALGRAYPVAESSNSKLEVTFFRPFYGDYWVLMLAPDYRYSVVGDPKRKYLWILARTPSLSENDKSAILERLPALGYDPAKLYWSRPIR is encoded by the coding sequence ATGCGCACACTGTTTTATCCGATTACCCTCTCGTGGGTCTTGTTGCTGGGCGGCTGCACGGCTGCATCGAACTCTCCCCTTCCCACCGTTGCGGCAGTCGATCTGGAACGCTACAGCGGCGAATGGATTGAAATCGCCCGGTACGAAAACCGTTTCGAGCGGGGATGCGCATCGGCAAGTGCCGAATACCGTCTCAACGGCGAATACGTTTCCATCACCAACAGATGCTACGATACTTCGGGAAAACAGACGGCCGAAGCTCTCGGTCGGGCCTACCCGGTTGCTGAAAGTTCCAATTCCAAACTCGAAGTCACGTTTTTCCGTCCGTTTTACGGCGACTACTGGGTCCTTATGCTGGCCCCGGATTACCGTTACAGCGTCGTCGGCGATCCGAAGCGCAAATACCTGTGGATTCTCGCCCGCACTCCTTCATTGTCCGAAAATGATAAAAGTGCCATTCTGGAACGTCTTCCGGCGCTGGGGTACGATCCGGCAAAACTGTATTGGTCACGTCCCATTCGGTAA
- the thiE gene encoding thiamine phosphate synthase → MRLKGLYAITDEILTPDATLPAQAEQALAAGVKILQYRNKTASDADCEAVCIRLQNLCRRYGAIFIIDDRPELARRIGADGLHIGKDDITPHEARSIFPEGIIGVSCYGSIRRALAAQEALADYVAFGSFFLSPTKPRSGIVPIDTLSKARKSLGIPICAIGGINDSNIGRIAAYSPDMISCVSAIWKGHIARNVTHLIQGMTP, encoded by the coding sequence ATGCGTCTTAAAGGTCTCTATGCGATCACCGATGAAATCCTCACCCCCGATGCCACCCTCCCAGCCCAGGCAGAACAGGCACTGGCGGCAGGAGTCAAGATCCTTCAATACCGTAACAAAACCGCTTCTGATGCCGATTGCGAAGCGGTATGCATCAGACTTCAGAATCTTTGCCGGAGATACGGGGCAATTTTCATTATCGACGACCGACCCGAGTTAGCCCGGCGTATCGGTGCGGACGGCCTTCACATCGGCAAAGACGACATAACGCCTCATGAAGCCAGATCCATTTTTCCCGAAGGTATCATCGGGGTGTCGTGCTACGGGAGTATACGACGTGCCCTCGCCGCTCAAGAGGCCCTTGCCGATTACGTCGCCTTCGGATCGTTTTTTCTCTCCCCGACCAAGCCCCGTTCCGGGATCGTCCCGATCGATACTCTGAGCAAAGCCCGTAAAAGCCTGGGGATTCCGATCTGCGCGATCGGAGGTATAAACGATTCGAATATCGGCCGCATCGCCGCTTACTCCCCCGATATGATCAGTTGCGTCAGCGCAATCTGGAAAGGGCACATAGCCCGCAATGTCACCCATCTCATCCAAGGAATGACCCCATGA
- a CDS encoding GIY-YIG nuclease family protein, with protein MTSSLESFYFVYILRCNDGTLYTGIARDVEKRLAEHNGSPKGAKYTRSRRPLFLAYHESCSDKSSALKREKAIKKMTRSQKEALLESSKQI; from the coding sequence GTGACTTCATCGTTAGAATCGTTTTACTTTGTCTATATCCTCCGCTGCAACGACGGTACGTTGTATACCGGCATCGCCCGTGACGTCGAAAAACGTCTGGCCGAACATAACGGTTCGCCCAAAGGGGCAAAATACACCCGTTCGCGTCGTCCCCTCTTTCTTGCCTACCATGAATCCTGTTCTGACAAAAGCAGTGCGCTTAAGCGTGAAAAAGCAATCAAAAAAATGACCCGTTCCCAAAAAGAAGCCCTTTTAGAAAGCTCCAAGCAAATCTAG
- a CDS encoding glycosyltransferase family 2 protein translates to MSNTFNKTVSVIIASYNGASYIRAQLESIAAQTLQPEEIIVQDDCSSDDTVEIVRSYLSRLPIRLHVNPENLGYVRNFESALAKAQGEYIALCDQDDVWEPHKLETLVNAIGNKSLVYSDSYLIDAQGKSIGKTLSQKLRNRFIAASTPLSFVYDNCVSAHAMLLHRSLLPHLFPFPSRIHFDAWIAACAASAGGIAYVDEPLVGYRQHASNTLSCNGRKKCSLFHEIARKHAKKAQGHASNSEVINELLRIPTLEHSDRETLIRLKKAHDTFPHRWFNPSMLRLLLRNRTALFAITRRHPLGLAVKKSIGLKLYRALPFL, encoded by the coding sequence ATGTCAAACACATTTAATAAAACTGTATCCGTTATCATTGCCTCCTACAACGGCGCATCCTATATCCGTGCCCAGCTCGAATCGATTGCGGCTCAGACCCTTCAGCCGGAGGAAATCATCGTTCAGGACGACTGTTCGAGCGACGATACGGTCGAAATCGTCCGGAGCTATCTCTCCCGTCTGCCGATCAGGCTGCACGTAAATCCTGAAAATCTCGGCTATGTCCGTAATTTCGAATCGGCTCTTGCCAAAGCACAGGGCGAATACATCGCGCTGTGCGATCAGGACGATGTCTGGGAGCCCCATAAACTTGAAACCCTCGTTAACGCCATCGGCAATAAGTCGCTGGTCTACAGCGATTCGTATTTGATCGATGCCCAAGGCAAGAGCATCGGGAAAACCCTCTCCCAGAAACTGCGCAACCGCTTTATCGCGGCCTCGACGCCCCTGTCGTTTGTCTATGACAACTGTGTTTCCGCCCATGCGATGCTGTTGCACCGTTCGCTGCTTCCTCACCTGTTTCCGTTCCCTTCGCGTATCCATTTCGATGCATGGATCGCGGCCTGCGCCGCATCGGCCGGAGGGATCGCCTACGTCGACGAGCCGCTGGTGGGATATCGCCAGCACGCGTCCAATACCCTCAGCTGCAACGGGCGCAAAAAGTGTTCGCTCTTCCATGAAATCGCCCGTAAGCACGCTAAAAAAGCTCAAGGGCATGCATCCAATTCCGAAGTGATTAACGAGCTCCTGCGCATTCCTACCCTCGAGCACAGTGACCGGGAGACCTTGATTCGTCTCAAAAAAGCGCACGATACCTTCCCTCACCGCTGGTTCAACCCTTCGATGCTCCGCCTGCTCCTGCGCAACCGTACCGCCCTTTTTGCAATCACACGCCGTCATCCTCTGGGACTGGCCGTCAAAAAGTCGATCGGGCTTAAGCTCTACCGCGCGCTCCCTTTTCTCTAA
- the thiD gene encoding bifunctional hydroxymethylpyrimidine kinase/phosphomethylpyrimidine kinase, which translates to MKVVLTIAGSDSSGGAGIQADLKTFEAFGVFGASAITVLTAQNTLGVQKIHPLPASFVAEQIRSVTADFDVAAVKIGMLHSTPIIETVAAFVETLDIPVVLDPVCVSKAGSNLLEDDALSSLRELSRMATLTTPNLHEAYRLFGYLSGESDSLDALIAHPSPVLIKNHVVGNLSADLLYFGRSKRIFTDDLIPSTDLHGTGCSYASAIAASLALGNSLEESIVRAKRFITEAIRRAPHIGHGPGPINHKAGAPHAS; encoded by the coding sequence ATGAAAGTCGTTCTCACCATCGCCGGTTCGGACAGCAGCGGCGGCGCGGGGATCCAGGCCGATCTCAAAACTTTTGAGGCGTTCGGAGTGTTCGGTGCATCGGCCATCACCGTGCTTACCGCCCAAAATACCCTCGGAGTCCAAAAAATCCATCCCCTTCCGGCTTCCTTCGTCGCCGAGCAGATCCGAAGCGTTACGGCCGATTTCGACGTTGCGGCGGTTAAAATCGGGATGCTCCATTCAACGCCGATCATCGAAACAGTCGCAGCGTTCGTCGAAACCCTTGATATCCCCGTCGTCCTCGATCCCGTCTGCGTCTCCAAAGCGGGTTCTAACCTCCTCGAAGACGATGCCCTCTCTTCGTTGCGCGAACTCAGTCGTATGGCGACCCTGACCACCCCGAATCTCCATGAGGCCTACCGTCTTTTCGGATACCTCAGCGGCGAGAGCGATTCGCTCGATGCCCTCATTGCCCATCCATCCCCGGTTCTTATCAAAAACCATGTCGTCGGCAACCTCAGTGCCGACCTCCTCTACTTTGGGCGCTCGAAACGGATTTTTACCGACGACCTGATCCCCTCGACCGACCTGCACGGCACCGGATGTTCGTACGCTTCGGCCATTGCCGCGTCGCTCGCTCTTGGGAATTCGCTCGAAGAATCGATCGTGCGCGCCAAACGCTTCATCACCGAAGCGATCCGCCGTGCTCCGCACATCGGGCACGGTCCGGGGCCCATCAACCACAAAGCGGGAGCACCGCATGCGTCTTAA
- a CDS encoding ABC transporter substrate-binding protein has protein sequence MKLRLAIEWFLNPDHLPFIVAMRRGFFERRGIEFVLIEPTEHYDGLSELLEGNIELATNEPLHLIEQFDHRFLSLGRFFETEGGVLLKASSYEKLLQGETITVTTPVSNPTTDAIGYEIIRRFYLKAGVNVYREQVVFVPNGFEHIRYLQEGADAAWLYFYNFEGIEAAHAGLDVLYLDARNAGFANFSALDIFVNRSFYQQHKAECSAFLQAVRESIAFIRTFPEEAMEDYYAYTQTAPSALSDDILRSTIGCFDEYFVSDHLRSLPILEFFTEIGITDLKPEHFKTAFLH, from the coding sequence ATGAAACTCCGTCTTGCCATCGAATGGTTCCTCAACCCCGACCACCTCCCTTTCATCGTCGCCATGCGCAGAGGCTTTTTCGAGCGCCGCGGGATCGAATTTGTCCTCATCGAACCGACCGAGCACTACGACGGGCTTAGCGAACTGCTCGAAGGCAACATCGAACTTGCCACCAATGAGCCGCTTCATCTGATCGAGCAGTTCGACCACCGGTTTCTCTCTCTGGGACGCTTTTTCGAAACAGAAGGGGGCGTTTTGCTCAAAGCCTCGTCGTATGAAAAATTGCTTCAGGGGGAGACGATCACCGTCACGACTCCCGTCTCCAACCCTACCACCGACGCAATCGGCTATGAGATCATTCGCCGTTTTTATCTCAAAGCCGGGGTAAACGTTTACCGCGAACAGGTCGTCTTCGTCCCCAACGGTTTCGAACACATCCGTTATTTACAAGAAGGTGCCGACGCCGCATGGCTCTATTTTTACAATTTCGAAGGGATCGAAGCGGCTCATGCGGGACTGGATGTCCTCTATCTTGACGCGCGTAACGCGGGGTTCGCCAACTTCAGCGCACTGGATATATTCGTCAACCGCTCTTTTTATCAGCAGCACAAAGCCGAATGTTCCGCTTTTTTGCAGGCGGTGCGGGAATCGATCGCCTTTATCCGGACCTTTCCCGAAGAGGCGATGGAAGACTACTATGCCTATACCCAAACCGCCCCTTCCGCACTCAGCGACGATATTCTCCGATCGACGATCGGGTGTTTCGACGAGTATTTCGTCTCCGATCACCTCCGCTCCCTCCCGATTCTTGAATTTTTTACGGAAATCGGGATTACCGACCTCAAACCCGAACATTTCAAAACCGCGTTTCTGCACTGA
- a CDS encoding rhodanese-like domain-containing protein codes for MALKRITNLLSWVVVMGVIGYFAYMRGWILADFESVSPAEAQALLQKEGGTVLLDVRTPQEFAQERIAGASSLPLGSLEANLPKLEPFKNKTIVVYCQSGMRSVAAARILQRNGFKPVNLEGGIGAWEGEGLKLEH; via the coding sequence ATGGCGCTCAAACGGATCACGAATCTTTTATCATGGGTCGTAGTGATGGGGGTCATCGGGTATTTCGCCTACATGCGGGGATGGATACTCGCCGATTTCGAATCGGTATCCCCCGCAGAGGCCCAGGCGCTTTTACAAAAAGAGGGCGGAACCGTCCTTCTCGACGTCCGGACTCCCCAAGAGTTTGCTCAGGAGCGGATTGCGGGGGCTTCTTCGCTTCCTCTGGGCTCCCTCGAAGCCAATCTTCCCAAACTCGAACCGTTCAAAAACAAAACGATTGTCGTTTACTGCCAAAGCGGCATGCGCAGCGTCGCAGCGGCCCGCATCCTCCAGCGCAACGGGTTCAAACCGGTCAACCTTGAAGGGGGAATCGGGGCATGGGAAGGCGAAGGGCTGAAACTCGAGCACTGA